A section of the Parasteatoda tepidariorum isolate YZ-2023 chromosome 6, CAS_Ptep_4.0, whole genome shotgun sequence genome encodes:
- the LOC107456861 gene encoding CCHC-type zinc finger nucleic acid binding protein yields MNSSECYKCHKTGHFARDCPSGDGGRGGGGYRGDSRGSSNRASCYNCGRSGHFARECRESDKTCYTCGKSGHISRDCTQGGGGGGSSGGDRKMTCYTCGKSGHASRDCPNDRDDRKCYSCGDTGHISRDCPEGGNDRNNGEDTVCYRCNESGHIARNCRNSRPNNKCYSCGEVGHIARECEA; encoded by the coding sequence ATGAATTCCAGTGAATGTTACAAGTGCCATAAGACGGGCCATTTTGCTCGTGATTGTCCCTCTGGTGATGGCGGTCGTGGTGGTGGTGGATACCGTGGGGATTCCCGAGGATCGTCTAATAGAGCGTCTTGTTACAACTGCGGCCGCAGTGGACATTTTGCTCGAGAATGTCGTGAATCTGATAAAACATGCTATACTTGTGGAAAATCTGGCCATATTAGCCGCGATTGCACTCAAGGAGGCGGTGGTGGAGGTAGCAGTGGTGGAGATAGAAAGATGACGTGCTACACATGCGGAAAATCTGGCCACGCATCACGAGATTGCCCAAATGATCGCGATGATCGAAAATGCTATTCCTGCGGAGACACTGGCCACATCAGCCGTGATTGCCCCGAAGGTGGAAACGATCGCAATAATGGAGAAGATACCGTCTGCTACAGATGCAATGAGAGTGGTCACATTGCTCGTAATTGCCGTAATAGTCGACCCAACAACAAGTGCTATTCTTGTGGTGAAGTCGGCCACATCGCCCGCGAATGCGAGGCTTAA